Proteins encoded within one genomic window of Lynx canadensis isolate LIC74 chromosome B2, mLynCan4.pri.v2, whole genome shotgun sequence:
- the LOC115514659 gene encoding small nuclear ribonucleoprotein G-like encodes MGKKLRSQLNGGGQGQGGFGPFMSLLMDERVGTATSRQQNNVGRVIKRGKSIAMTEAACNHLLDHILLFTSG; translated from the exons ATGGGCAAGAAGTTACGGTCACAATTAAATGGTGGCGGACAAGGCCAAGGGGGATTTGGTCCCTTTATGAGTCTTTTGATGGATGAACGCGTGGGGACGGCAACCAGTAGGCAACAGAACAATGTGGGAAGGGTGataaagagaggaaagagcaTCGCCATGACAGAAGC GGCCTGTAACCATCTCCTGGACCACATCCTCCTCTTTACCTCAGGCTAG